One region of Caldimonas thermodepolymerans genomic DNA includes:
- the rnhB gene encoding ribonuclease HII, translated as MRSRKSSRHEQLPLSWDGPGLVAGVDEAGRGPLAGPVVAAAVILDDENPIEGLADSKRLTERTRERLYDEIRAKALCCAIAEASVEEIDRLNILQATMLAMRRAVEALRLKPAKVLVDGNRLPVLKVAAEAVVQGDAKVQAISAASILAKVHRDRLCLQLHEQHPEYGFAVHKGYPTPEHLAALQRHGACPAHRRSFAPVRARLELS; from the coding sequence GTCCTCGAGGCATGAACAGCTGCCGCTCAGCTGGGACGGCCCCGGCCTGGTGGCCGGGGTGGACGAGGCAGGGCGGGGGCCGCTGGCCGGTCCCGTGGTTGCCGCGGCCGTGATCCTGGACGACGAGAACCCCATCGAGGGGCTGGCCGATTCCAAGCGCCTGACCGAACGCACCCGCGAGCGCCTGTACGACGAGATCCGGGCCAAGGCGCTGTGCTGTGCGATCGCCGAGGCCAGCGTCGAGGAGATAGACCGGCTCAACATCCTGCAGGCCACGATGCTGGCGATGCGCCGGGCGGTGGAGGCGTTGCGCCTGAAGCCGGCCAAGGTGCTGGTCGACGGCAACCGCCTGCCGGTGCTGAAGGTCGCGGCCGAGGCGGTGGTGCAGGGCGACGCGAAGGTCCAGGCGATCTCCGCCGCCTCCATCCTGGCCAAGGTGCACCGCGACCGGCTGTGCCTGCAGCTGCACGAGCAGCATCCCGAGTACGGGTTCGCCGTGCACAAGGGCTACCCGACGCCGGAGCACCTGGCGGCCCTGCAACGGCACGGCGCGTGTCCGGCGCACCGGCGCAGCTTCGCGCCCGTGCGCGCCCGCCTGGAGCTGTCCTGA